In the Sinomonas cyclohexanicum genome, TTTTCAGTGCCCGCGATCCGCGGCACGGGGCGACGGCGTCAGCCCCGCAGCAGAGCCATCGCGTCGTCCTGGCCGAGCAGCTCCTGTCGGTACTCCTCGAGCAGGACGGCGAGCATCGCCTGGGCGCGCCCGGGGGACTCGGCGCCCATGGCATCCCGGGCGAACACCGCCCGGATGTTGTGGGCGTACGCGTCCGCGGCCGTCTGCGCAAGGCAGAGATGCGTGGAGACGCCAGCCAGGAGGACCTGATCGACCCGCCACGCGAGGAGTCGCTGCCGCAGGTCCGTTCCGATGAACGCGCTGTCGCGGTGCTTGACGAGCTGCGGGAGGTCCCGCGTGTCGAGCTCCGCGAGCGGCGCGGCCTGCTCGGTGCCGCGGAACGAGAAGCCCTGGCCGTCGTCGAGCATCGACAGTGTCCAGGTGGACTCGTCCGGTTCGTGCTCAGTGCGGACGATCAGCGTCGGGGTGGCCGCGGCCCGGGCGGCGCCGATGAGCTGGTTGCAGGCGCCCACAAGACGGTTCCGCTGGGCTGCCAGCGATGGGTTCTCGAAGAACGCGTTCTGCATGTCGATGACGAGCAGTGCGGTGCGCATGCCCGTGACCCTACCCGGGCCCGGGGCCGTTCACACGCACCCGCCACGCACGACGGCGGCCGGTGCCTTCCGCTCGGAAGGCGCCGGCCGTCGTGGTCGCGGGGGCGCGGGGCTCAGTGGCCGCGGTTGATCCATTCCTGCAGGTGGGGGGCCTCGGTGCCGATGGTGGTGGGGTCGCCGTGGCCGGTGTTGACCACGGTTTCCGGGGGGAGGGTGAGGAGGCGGGTGCGGATGGAGTCGATGATGGTGGGGAAGTCGGAGTAGGTGCGTCCGGTGGCGCCGGGGCCGCCGGCGAAGAGGGTGTCGCCGGTGAAGACGGTGTCCAGGGCCGGGGCGTGGAAGCACACGGAGCCGGGGGTGTGGCCGGGGGTGTGCAGGGCGGTGAGCTCGGTCCCGGCCACGGAGAAGATCTCCCCGTCGGCGATCTCGGCGTCCGGGGCGGTGCCGGGGTAGACGGCCTCCCAGAGCATCTGGTCGGCCGGGTGCAGGAGCACGGGCGCGCCGACCTTCTCGGCGAACTCGCGGGCGTGGCGGATGTGGTCGTCGTGGCCGTGGGTGAGCAGCACCGCGGTCACGGTGCGGCCCGCGACCGCGCCGGCGGCGGCGCCGGCGTCGTGCGCGGGGTCGATCACGATCGCCTCGGTGCCGTCGCCGATGATCCAGACGTTGTTCTCCACCTCCCATGTGCCCCCGTCGAGGGAGAACGTGCCGGAGGTGAGGATCCGCTCGATGCGGGCGTGCCCTGCCCCGCTCACAGCTCGACCACCGAGCGCAGGACGGCCCCGGAGTGCATCTTGGCGAAGGCGGCCTCGACGTCGTCCAGGCCGATCCGCTCGGTCACGAACGCGTCCAGGGGCAGGCGGCCGAGCTTGAACTGCTCCACGAGCATCGGGAAGTCCCGGGACGGCAGGCAGTCCCCGTACCAGGAGGACTTCAGCGACCCGCCGCGCCCGAACACGTCCAGCAGCGGCAGCTCGAGGGTCATCTGCGGGGTCGGGACGCCGACCAGGACCACGCGGCCGGCCAGGTCCCGGGCGTAGAAGGCCTGCCGGTACGTCTCCGGGCGGCCCACGGCATCGATCACGACATCCGCGCCGTGCCCGCCGGTGAGGTCGCGGATCGCCTCGACGGGGTCGGTCTCGCTCGAGACGACCCCGTGCGTCGCGCCCAGGCCCTTGGCGAGCTCGACCTTGGCCGGGTCCAGGTCCACGGCGATGATCGTCGTGGCCCCCGCGAGCCTGGCCCCGGCGATGGCGGCGATGCCCACCCCGCCGCAGCCGATCACGGCCACGGACTCCCCGCGGGCGACCTCGCCGGTGTTGATCGCGGCGCCGATGCCGGCCATGATGCCGCAGCCGAGCAGGCCCACCGCGGCGGGGTCGACGTCCTCGTCGATCCTGGTGCACTGGCCGGCCGCGACCAGGGTCTTCTCCGCGAACGAGCCGATCCCGAGGGCGGGGGTGAGCGGGGTGCCGTCCTCCAGGGTCATCTTCTGGGTCGCGTTGTGGGTCGCGAAGCAGTACTGCGGCTGGCCCTTCTTGCACGCGCGGCACTGCCCGCACACCGCCCGCCAGTTCAGGATCACCCGGTCCCCGGGCTTGAGGTCGGTCACGTCCGGGCCCACGGCGGAGACCACGGCGGTGGACTCGTGCCCGAGCAGGTACGGGTAGTCGTCCCCGATCCCGCCGAGCTTGTAGTGCAGGTCGGTGTGGCACACCCCGCAGGTCAGCACGTCCACGAGCGCCTCGCCCGGACCCGGATCCGGGACCAGGATCGTCTCCACCGCCGCCGGCGCACCCTTCTCACGCACGACGACCGCCTTCACCTCGTGCGTCTGCTGTCCGGGGGCTGCAGTGGTCATGGGGAATCCTCCTGTGGATCGTGAAACGTGGGCCGCGCCCATCATGACCGGCGCCCGTGGTGCGCGTCCACGTGGCCTGCGGCATGACCCCACGGCAGGGAAGCCTGAGGTCCCCAGACTGGTATAGCTCTGATATATCAGACCAGCCTAAAGCCGGCGCCGTCCGGGGTCAAGAAGGCCTCTCTCGCCTCGTGACATTCTTCCCTCACCTTTCCGAAAGTGCTTGACACCCCTCTGTGACCTGACTCACTGTTGTGCATGCCGAATCACGTTGCAGCCAGTGCAATTCATGGCGGGAGCCTTTGGCGCCGGGGACGTCTGGGACCCACTCTCTAAGGAGCAGCACGCATTCATGACATCCAAGCACTTCGACTACATCATCGTCGGCGGTGGCAGCGCCGGCGCCGTTCTGGCCGACCGCCTGAGCGCGGACGGTAACCGCACTGTCCTCGTCCTCGAGGCCGGCCGCAGCGACTACCCGTGGGACCTGTTCATCCAGATGCCGGCGGCGCTCACGTTCCCCAGCGGCAACCCGCTCTACGACTGGCGCTACGAGTCGGATCCCGAGCCGTTCATGGGTGGCCGCCGCGTGGCGCACGCCCGCGGGAAGGTCCTCGGCGGCTCGAGCTCCATCAACGGCATGATCTTCCAGCGCGGCAATCCGCTCGACTACGAGCGCTGGGGGGCCGACGCCGGGATGGGGACCTGGGACTTCGCCCACTGTCTCCCGTACTTCAAGCGCATGGAGAACGCCCTGGCGTCGTCCCCCGATGACCCGTACCGCGGCCACGACGGCCCGCTCATCCTCGAGCGGGGCCCGGCCACCAATCCGCTCTTCCAGGCCTTCTTCGACGCCGCCGTCGAGGCCGGCTACCCACGGACGGGCGACGTCAACGGCTTCCGCCAGGAGGGCTTCGGCCCGTTCGACCGCAATGTCCACAAGGGGGAGCGCTACTCCGCATCCCGCGGCTACCTGCGCCCAGCGCGGAAGCGACCGAACGTCACGGTGCAGACGCTGGCCTATGTGACGGGCATCGAGCTCCAGGGCACACGTGCCACGGGCGTCACGTACCGGCGCGGCGGGCAGAACCACACCGTGGGCGCCGGAGAGGTGATCCTGTGCGGGGGCGCATTCAACACCCCGCAGCTCCTCCAGCTCGCAGGCATCGGCGACCCGCAGCACCTGAGCTCGGTCGGCGTCACCCCGCGCGTGGCCCTCTCAGGAGTCGGCGAGAACCTCCAGGACCACCTCGAGGTCTACATCCAGCACGCGTGTCTGGCTCCCGTGTCCCAGCAGCCCTCGCTCGACCTGTGGCGCATGCCGTTCATCGGGCTCGAATGGCTTCTGGGACGCAAGGGCCCGGCGGCGACCAACCACTTCGAGGGCGGGGGGTTCGTCCGCTCGAACGACGACGTCGAGTACCCGAACCTCATGTACCACTTCCTCCCGGTCGCGGTGCGCTACGACGGCCAGAAGGCTCCCGTCGAGCACGGCTACCAGGTCCATGTGGGGCCGATGTACTCTGACGCGCGCGGCCGGCTCCGGATCCGCTCGGCCGATCCGATGGCCCGTCCGTCGATCCTCTTCAACTACCTCTCGACCGAGCAGGACCGCCGCGAGTGGATCGAAGCGATCAGGGTCTCGCGCGAGATCCTGCGCCAGCCGGCCATGGCTCCGTTCAACGGCGGAGAGATCTCGCCCGGGTCGTCCGTGGGCACGGACGCCGAGATCCTCGACTGGGTCGCCCGCGACGCAGAGACCGCCCTGCACCCGTCCTGCACCGCGAAGATGGGCCCCGCCTCGGACCCGATGGCCGTCGTCGACCCTCTCACGATGAACGTGCACGGCACCGAGGGGCTCCGCGTCGTCGATGCCTCGGCGATGCCCTACGTGACGAACGGGAACATCTTCGCCCCGGTCATGATGCTCGCCGAGAAGGCAGCAGACCTCATCCTCGGCCGGGCGCTCCCGGCCGAGCCCGAACCGTACTACCGACACGCCGTGAGCCAGACCGAGGAGGCCGCATGAGCGCCAGTGTCCTAGAACCCCGTACCGCGCGGCGCGCGGCCCCCAGCGGACCGTCGGAAGCCGCCCTCAAGGTCGAGGGGCTGTGGAAGATCTTCGGCCCGAAGTCGGACAGGATCATCGGCACGCCCGACGAGCAGCTGACCCGGAAGGAGCTCCAGCGCAAGACCGGCTGCCTCGCGGCCGTCAAGGACGTCTCCTTCGAGGTCGCCCCGGTGAGGTCTTCGTGGTGATGGGCCTGTCGGGGTCCGGCAAGTCGACGCTCGTGCGCCTGCTGACGCGGCTGATCGAGCCGACCGCGGGAACGGTGACCATCGACGGCGAGGACGTCACCCGCGCCAGCAAGGCGAAGCTGCGCGAGATGCGCCGCAGCCACATGGCGATGGTGTTCCAGCAGTTCGGCCTCCTCCCGCACCGCAAGGTGATCGACAACGTCGCCTACGGCCTCGAGGTCAGGGGCGAGGGCAAGGCCAAGCGGCTCGCCCGCGCCCAGGAGATGGTCGACCTCGTCGGCCTGGCCGGCTATGAGCGCTCCTTCCCGGACCAGCTCTCGGGCGGCATGCAGCAACGCGTCGGCCTGGCCCGCGCCCTCGCTGTCGATCCCCAGGTCCTCCTGTTCGACGAGCCCTTCTCCGCGCTCGACCCGCTCATCCGCAGGGATATGCAGAACGAGGTGTGCCGCCTCCACGAGGAGGTCGGCAAGACCATGGTCTTCATCACCCACGACCTCCAGGAAGCGCTCAGACTGGGCGACCGCATCCTCATCATGCGCGACGGAGAGGTCGTCCAGATCGGGACGCCCTCCGAGGTCGTCGCGAACCCCGCGGACGACTATGTGCGCGAATTCGTCTCCGACGTCCCGCGCTCGCACGTGCTGACCCTGCGGTACGTGGTCCGGGCGCCCCGCGCGGCGGAGTCCCTCGAGGGTCCGGTCATGCGCGCGGACTGCGTGGTCCGCGACGCCGCGCGGCAGGTCCTGGAGTCGTCGCTCCCCGTCCGGGTGTACGACGGCGAGCGGTTCCTGGGCGTGGTCGACGACGAGGACATCCTCCGCGTCGTCGTAGCCGAAGAGGCGTCCCCCGCAGCAGCCAACGGCGGTGCGGCGTGAGCGCGCTGGCCACCGAGCGCGAACGTGCCGATGCAGCAGCGGCCCCGCCCGCGGGGGCGAGGGAGCGTGCCGCGGAGCCCGCGACCCGCCCTCCGACGGGCGCCCCACACTCCGTCGTCCGCCGCCATTGGCGCCTGCTCCTCGGTGCCGGCGTCGTGGCCGCATGGCTCGTGCTGTGGGCGCTTCTGAAGGGGACGCAGACCCTCGAGCTCGGCGGGGCGGAGAAGACCGACGTCCACGTCTGGTTCAACGGCCTGAGGGACGGCTTCGATGCGGCCCGTGCGAACTCGGCCGTCTTCGAATACGTCGTCCAACCGGTCACGAACGGCCTCAACGGGGCCGTCGCCTTCCTCCAGCACCTGCTGAGCCAGCCATCCGCTGTCCGCCCGGTGCCCGAGGTCGGCTGGCTGGGCGTCGTCGTGCTCCTCGCCTGGCTCACCTTCGCCTCCGCAGGCATCCGGTCGACGCTCCTGGTCGCCGGCTGCGTGCTCCTGTTCGGCTTCTTCGGCTACTGGCAGCAGAGCATCGACACACTCATCGTGACGTCCGTCGCCGTCGTCATCTGCGCGGTCCTCGGGCTCCCGCTGGGCATCCTCGCAGCGAGGAACCCCAAGGTCTCGGCCGTGGTCACACCCGCGCTGGACCTTGCGCAGACTCTGCCCTCGTTCGCCTACCTCGCCCCGCTCGCGCTCGTCTTCGGGATCGGCCCGGCAGCGGCCATCGTCACGACGATCATCTACGCGCTGCCCCCGCTCGTGCGCATCACGGAGCACGGAATCCGGGCCGTCTCGCCGACCACTCTCGAGGCCGTGACGTCGATGGGCGGCACCGCCTGGCAGACGCTGACCAAGGTGGAACTGCCCATGGCGCGGCGCACCATCGTGGTCGGCATCAACCAGTGCACGATGGCCGCCCTGTCCATGGCGACCATTGCGACGCTCATCAACGGGCCCGGGCTCGGCGGACCCGTGCTCCAGGCGCTCCAGTCGCTCGACGTGGGATCCGCCTTCGTCTCGGGCCTGGCGATCGTCCTCATGGCGATCATGCTCGACCGCACGACGACGGCGGCCTCCGAGCGCTCCGGCATCGAGGCCCGTGTCCAGCGGGGCACGAACGGGTCCGGGCTCCGAGGGCCGCGCGTCAGGCGTGTCGCCCTGGTCGTCGGGGCGGTCGTCACCGTCATCGCCATCTACCTCTCGCGCACGTACCTCGCGTTCGCGAAGTTCCCCTCCGCGCCGGACTTCGGGAGCCCGCTCGCGAAGGCCGTCTCCGCCGCGACGGACTGGACCGTCGGCACGTTCTCGGGCTTCACCGGCTGGGTGCGGGAGGCCGTCACCGCCGGGCTTGTGAACCCGCTCGAGTCGCTCCTGGCGCAGTCGCCGTGGTGGGTCATGGCCCTCGTGCTGCTCGCCCTCGCGTTCGCCCTCGGCGGCTGGCGTCCGACCGTCGTCACGCTCGTCTGCGAAGCCGTGATCCTCGGGACAGGCCTGTGGAACGAGAGCATGAAGACCCTCGCCACCACGCTCGTCGCGACCCTCCTCGTGGTCGTCGCGGCCGTCGCCGTGGGCGTGTGGATGGGCAGGAGCAGGCTCGTGGACTCGATCGTGAGGCCGGTGCTCGACGCCTTCCAGACGATTCCGCCGTTCGTCTACCTCGTGCCCGCCCTCGCCCTCTTCGGACCCACGCGGTTCACCGCGATCGTCGCCGCGCTCGCCTACGGCGTGCCGATCGCCACCAAGCTCGTCGCCGACGGCATCAGGGGCGTCTCCCCGGTCAGTGTCGAGGCCTCGGAGTCGATGGGGACCACGACGTGGCAGATGGTCTCCAAGGTCCAGCTGCCCATGGCCCGCTCGGCCGTCGTCCTGGCCGCCAACCAAGGCCTCCTGTACGTCCTGGCCATGGTCGTCGTGGGCGGCCTGGTCGGAGGCGGCGGACTCGGCTACCTCGTCGTGTCCGGCTTCTCCCAGAGCCAGCTCTTCGGCAAGGGACTCGCCGCCGGCATCGCCATCACCGCACTCGGAATCATGCTCGACCGCATTGCCCAGCATGCCGCTGCCCGCTTCGGCAGCGCCTGAACAAGGAAGTGCCATGAAAATCTCGATCAAGGAACGCCTCCGCCCCGCCGCCGGGCGACGGGGCAGCGCGAAGGCGCTCGCCGCCGTCGTGCTCACCGCCACGCTCGGGCTCACCGCCTGTGGCGGGGACATCTCCGCCGCGTCCTCCTCGTCCAGCGGCGCGAGCTGTGGGACCTTCAACGTTGCCGTGAACCCGTGGGTCGGCTACGAGGCGGACGCCTACGTGGTCGGCACGCTCGCCAAGGAGAAGCTCGGCTGCACCGTGAACTACAAGACCCTCAAGGAAGAGGTGGCTTGGCAGGGCTTCGGCAGCGGCGAGGTCGATGTGGTCATGGAGAACTGGGGCCACCCGGACCTCACCGAGAAGTACATCACCCAGCAGAAGACGGCCGTCGATGCCGGCTCCACCGGCAACACCGGGGTGATCGGCTGGTTCGTGCCGCCATGGATGGCCAAGCAGTACCCGGACATCACCGACTCGAAGAACCTCAACAAGTACGCGGACCTGTTCAAGACCTCCGAGTCCGGTGGCCAGGGCCAGCTGCTCGACGGCGACCCCTCGTTCGTCACCAACGACGAGGCGCTCGTGAAGAACCTCGGCCTCAACTACAAGGTCGTGTACGCAGGCAGCGAGCCCGCCCTCATCCAGGCGTTCCGCCAGGCCGAGCAGAACCACACCCCGCTCATCGGCTACTTCTACGACCCCCAGTGGTTCATGGCCGAGGTCCCGCTCGTGAAGGTCAACCTCCCCGCCTACACCGACGGCTGCGACGCCGACGCGGCCAAGGTGGCCTGCGACTACCCGAAGTACGACCTCAACAAGGTGGCCTCGACGAAGTTCGCGAACTCGGGCAGCCCCGCCTACAGCCTCGTGAAGAACTTCCACTGGACCAATCAGGACCAGAACACCGTCGCCGGCTACATCGCCAAGGACGGCATGAGCCCCGACGCGGCTGCCCAGAAGTGGATCGACGCCAACCCCGACAAGGTCGCGGCATGGCTCAAGTAGCGACGCTGGCCCCGGAGACTCAGAGCCGGACCGTCAAGGGACTCTACGTCGACGGCGCCTGGTGCGTGGCGCACGACGGCGCGACCGCCGTCGTGCGGTGTCCCGCGGACGGGAGCGAGGTGGCGGTCGTCGCCTCGTCCACCGTCGACGACGCGGAGCGGGCGATCGCGAGCGCCCGCGCCGCGTTCGACGGCGGACCGTGGAGGCGCCTCACGGACATCGAGCGCGGGGCGGTCATGCTGCGCGTCGCCGACCTCCTCGAGCGTGACCGCGCAGCCTACGCCCGGGCCGAGGCGCTCGACACCGGCAAACGCCTTGTCGAAGCCGAATACGACGTCGACGACGTCGCGGCGTGCTTCCGCTACTACGGGAAGATTGCGGGGCTCGACGCGGGCCGGGTGATCGATACCGGCCGGCCGGACGCCATCAGCCGAGTCGTCTACGAGCCGGTGGGGGTCTGTGCCCTCATCGCCCCGTGGAACTACCCGCTCCTCCAGGCAGCATGGAAGGTGGCCCCGGCCCTCGTCGCCGGGAACTCGTTCGTCCTCAAGCCGAGCGAACTCACGCCGTCGACCTCGATCCTGCTCATGGAGACTCTCGCCGAGGCGGGGGTCCCGGCCGGGGTGGCGAACCTCGTGACAGGCCGCGGGGCCACCGTGGGAGCCCCGCTGAGCTCGGACCCGCGCGTCGACCTCGTCTCCCTCACGGGCAGCCTCCAGACGGGGCAGACCATCATGGCCGCCGCGGCGCAGACTGTGAAGGGCGTGGCCTTCGAGCTCGGCGGGAAGAACCCCAACGTCGTCTTCGCGGACGCTGACTGGGATGCGGCCGTCGACAACGCACTCACCGCCGTCTTCCTGCACTCCGGCCAGGTGTGCTCGGCCGGTGCTCGGCTCGTGGTCGAGGAGACGATCGCCGAGCGCTTCGTCGCCGAGGTCGTGGAGAGGGCCGGGCAGATCAGGATGGGAGGTCCGTTCGACCCCGAGGCCGAGACGGGGCCGCTCATCTCCGCGAAGCATCGCGCTCAGGTCCATGCCTACGTCCAGTCGGGTATCGCGGAGGGTGCCACGCTGCTCTGCGGCGGCTACATCCCCGATGAGGGGCCGCTAGCCGAGGGTTTCTTCTACCCGCCCACCGTGCTCGGCGGCTGCAGGTCCGGGATGGGCGTGGTCCGGGAGGAATCGTTCGGGCCGGTCCTCACCGTTGAGACGTTCCGTGACGAGGCGGAGGCGATCGCGATTGCGAACGACACCGACTACGGTCTGGCGGGCGCCGTGTGGACCTCGGACGCGTCGAAGGCCCAGAGGGTCGCGGGCGCGCTGAGGCACGGAACGGTGTGGATCAACGACTACCATCCGTACGTGCCGCAGGCGGAATGGGGCGGATTCGGGAAGTCCGGCATCGGGCGCGAGCTCGGCCGCGCCGGCCTCGACGAGTACCGCGAGGCGAAGCACATCTGGCAGAACGTGAGCCCGTCACCGAGCGGGTGGTTCGGCACGGGCTCCGCACACCAGCCGAACCACATCACGGCATGATCAGGTCCGGCCTCTCAGGAGCGATCCCGGGAGGTCGGACCGCCCATGAGCTCAGTGATCTCCTCGCCGGCGGCGACGATGGCCTTCGCGATGCCGGGGTTCGCCTCGGGATCGAATCGGAACGCCGGTCCCGAGAGGCTCACCGCGCCGATCACGTCCCCCGTGTGGCCGAACACCGGCGCGGCGATGGCATTGAGCCCCTCTTCGAGCTCCCCGCGGGTCGACGCAAAGCCGTGCTCGGCGATGCCTGAGAGCTCCTTCTCGAGCTGTTCGCGGCCATGCGTGTGCGGCGTGAACGATGTGAGCTCGACCCTCTGGAGGAGCTCGTCCCGCTCGCCCGGGTGGAGGTATGCGAGGAAGACCTTGCCGCTCGAGGTCGCGTGGAGCGGCGTGAGGCTTCCGATCCAGTCGAAGCTCGCCACGGTGGCGGAGCCCATCGCCTGGTCCACGTTGACCGCATAGACGTCGCGGCGCACGGCCAGGTTCACGGTTTCCCCGAAGTTCTCGGCGAGGTCCTCGAGCACGGGCCGCGCGGCGTTGACGAGGCTGAGCCGGCGCGGGATGGAACTCGCGATGCGCAGGAGCCCCACGCCGAGCTGGTACTTGCCGCGCCGGCTGCTCTGCTGGACGAAGCCGTGCGTCTCGAGCGCGCCGAGGATGCGCGACGCCGTGGACTTGTGCACGCCCATGCGGTCGGCCATGTCGCCGACCGCCGCGCTTCCCTCCTTGGCGAGGATCTCGAGGGCCCTGACGACACGCTCGACGGCCTGCACCCCGTTTGCGGACCGTGCCTCGTCTG is a window encoding:
- a CDS encoding cysteine hydrolase family protein, which encodes MRTALLVIDMQNAFFENPSLAAQRNRLVGACNQLIGAARAAATPTLIVRTEHEPDESTWTLSMLDDGQGFSFRGTEQAAPLAELDTRDLPQLVKHRDSAFIGTDLRQRLLAWRVDQVLLAGVSTHLCLAQTAADAYAHNIRAVFARDAMGAESPGRAQAMLAVLLEEYRQELLGQDDAMALLRG
- a CDS encoding MBL fold metallo-hydrolase, coding for MSGAGHARIERILTSGTFSLDGGTWEVENNVWIIGDGTEAIVIDPAHDAGAAAGAVAGRTVTAVLLTHGHDDHIRHAREFAEKVGAPVLLHPADQMLWEAVYPGTAPDAEIADGEIFSVAGTELTALHTPGHTPGSVCFHAPALDTVFTGDTLFAGGPGATGRTYSDFPTIIDSIRTRLLTLPPETVVNTGHGDPTTIGTEAPHLQEWINRGH
- a CDS encoding S-(hydroxymethyl)mycothiol dehydrogenase, translating into MTTAAPGQQTHEVKAVVVREKGAPAAVETILVPDPGPGEALVDVLTCGVCHTDLHYKLGGIGDDYPYLLGHESTAVVSAVGPDVTDLKPGDRVILNWRAVCGQCRACKKGQPQYCFATHNATQKMTLEDGTPLTPALGIGSFAEKTLVAAGQCTRIDEDVDPAAVGLLGCGIMAGIGAAINTGEVARGESVAVIGCGGVGIAAIAGARLAGATTIIAVDLDPAKVELAKGLGATHGVVSSETDPVEAIRDLTGGHGADVVIDAVGRPETYRQAFYARDLAGRVVLVGVPTPQMTLELPLLDVFGRGGSLKSSWYGDCLPSRDFPMLVEQFKLGRLPLDAFVTERIGLDDVEAAFAKMHSGAVLRSVVEL
- the betA gene encoding choline dehydrogenase, yielding MTSKHFDYIIVGGGSAGAVLADRLSADGNRTVLVLEAGRSDYPWDLFIQMPAALTFPSGNPLYDWRYESDPEPFMGGRRVAHARGKVLGGSSSINGMIFQRGNPLDYERWGADAGMGTWDFAHCLPYFKRMENALASSPDDPYRGHDGPLILERGPATNPLFQAFFDAAVEAGYPRTGDVNGFRQEGFGPFDRNVHKGERYSASRGYLRPARKRPNVTVQTLAYVTGIELQGTRATGVTYRRGGQNHTVGAGEVILCGGAFNTPQLLQLAGIGDPQHLSSVGVTPRVALSGVGENLQDHLEVYIQHACLAPVSQQPSLDLWRMPFIGLEWLLGRKGPAATNHFEGGGFVRSNDDVEYPNLMYHFLPVAVRYDGQKAPVEHGYQVHVGPMYSDARGRLRIRSADPMARPSILFNYLSTEQDRREWIEAIRVSREILRQPAMAPFNGGEISPGSSVGTDAEILDWVARDAETALHPSCTAKMGPASDPMAVVDPLTMNVHGTEGLRVVDASAMPYVTNGNIFAPVMMLAEKAADLILGRALPAEPEPYYRHAVSQTEEAA
- a CDS encoding betaine/proline/choline family ABC transporter ATP-binding protein (Members of the family are the ATP-binding subunit of ABC transporters for substrates such as betaine, L-proline or other amino acids, choline, carnitine, etc. The substrate specificity is best determined from the substrate-binding subunit, rather than this subunit, as it interacts with the permease subunit and not with substrate directly.); this encodes MGLSGSGKSTLVRLLTRLIEPTAGTVTIDGEDVTRASKAKLREMRRSHMAMVFQQFGLLPHRKVIDNVAYGLEVRGEGKAKRLARAQEMVDLVGLAGYERSFPDQLSGGMQQRVGLARALAVDPQVLLFDEPFSALDPLIRRDMQNEVCRLHEEVGKTMVFITHDLQEALRLGDRILIMRDGEVVQIGTPSEVVANPADDYVREFVSDVPRSHVLTLRYVVRAPRAAESLEGPVMRADCVVRDAARQVLESSLPVRVYDGERFLGVVDDEDILRVVVAEEASPAAANGGAA
- a CDS encoding ABC transporter permease; translation: MSALATERERADAAAAPPAGARERAAEPATRPPTGAPHSVVRRHWRLLLGAGVVAAWLVLWALLKGTQTLELGGAEKTDVHVWFNGLRDGFDAARANSAVFEYVVQPVTNGLNGAVAFLQHLLSQPSAVRPVPEVGWLGVVVLLAWLTFASAGIRSTLLVAGCVLLFGFFGYWQQSIDTLIVTSVAVVICAVLGLPLGILAARNPKVSAVVTPALDLAQTLPSFAYLAPLALVFGIGPAAAIVTTIIYALPPLVRITEHGIRAVSPTTLEAVTSMGGTAWQTLTKVELPMARRTIVVGINQCTMAALSMATIATLINGPGLGGPVLQALQSLDVGSAFVSGLAIVLMAIMLDRTTTAASERSGIEARVQRGTNGSGLRGPRVRRVALVVGAVVTVIAIYLSRTYLAFAKFPSAPDFGSPLAKAVSAATDWTVGTFSGFTGWVREAVTAGLVNPLESLLAQSPWWVMALVLLALAFALGGWRPTVVTLVCEAVILGTGLWNESMKTLATTLVATLLVVVAAVAVGVWMGRSRLVDSIVRPVLDAFQTIPPFVYLVPALALFGPTRFTAIVAALAYGVPIATKLVADGIRGVSPVSVEASESMGTTTWQMVSKVQLPMARSAVVLAANQGLLYVLAMVVVGGLVGGGGLGYLVVSGFSQSQLFGKGLAAGIAITALGIMLDRIAQHAAARFGSA
- a CDS encoding ABC transporter substrate-binding protein, which encodes MKISIKERLRPAAGRRGSAKALAAVVLTATLGLTACGGDISAASSSSSGASCGTFNVAVNPWVGYEADAYVVGTLAKEKLGCTVNYKTLKEEVAWQGFGSGEVDVVMENWGHPDLTEKYITQQKTAVDAGSTGNTGVIGWFVPPWMAKQYPDITDSKNLNKYADLFKTSESGGQGQLLDGDPSFVTNDEALVKNLGLNYKVVYAGSEPALIQAFRQAEQNHTPLIGYFYDPQWFMAEVPLVKVNLPAYTDGCDADAAKVACDYPKYDLNKVASTKFANSGSPAYSLVKNFHWTNQDQNTVAGYIAKDGMSPDAAAQKWIDANPDKVAAWLK
- a CDS encoding aldehyde dehydrogenase family protein; translation: MAQVATLAPETQSRTVKGLYVDGAWCVAHDGATAVVRCPADGSEVAVVASSTVDDAERAIASARAAFDGGPWRRLTDIERGAVMLRVADLLERDRAAYARAEALDTGKRLVEAEYDVDDVAACFRYYGKIAGLDAGRVIDTGRPDAISRVVYEPVGVCALIAPWNYPLLQAAWKVAPALVAGNSFVLKPSELTPSTSILLMETLAEAGVPAGVANLVTGRGATVGAPLSSDPRVDLVSLTGSLQTGQTIMAAAAQTVKGVAFELGGKNPNVVFADADWDAAVDNALTAVFLHSGQVCSAGARLVVEETIAERFVAEVVERAGQIRMGGPFDPEAETGPLISAKHRAQVHAYVQSGIAEGATLLCGGYIPDEGPLAEGFFYPPTVLGGCRSGMGVVREESFGPVLTVETFRDEAEAIAIANDTDYGLAGAVWTSDASKAQRVAGALRHGTVWINDYHPYVPQAEWGGFGKSGIGRELGRAGLDEYREAKHIWQNVSPSPSGWFGTGSAHQPNHITA
- a CDS encoding IclR family transcriptional regulator translates to MSEEPDEARSANGVQAVERVVRALEILAKEGSAAVGDMADRMGVHKSTASRILGALETHGFVQQSSRRGKYQLGVGLLRIASSIPRRLSLVNAARPVLEDLAENFGETVNLAVRRDVYAVNVDQAMGSATVASFDWIGSLTPLHATSSGKVFLAYLHPGERDELLQRVELTSFTPHTHGREQLEKELSGIAEHGFASTRGELEEGLNAIAAPVFGHTGDVIGAVSLSGPAFRFDPEANPGIAKAIVAAGEEITELMGGPTSRDRS